GGGCGGAGGGAGGGCCGGTGGCCCGGTGGGTCGATCACCACGGCTGCGGCATCGCCGACTTGGCGTTGTACACCGAGGACTTGAACGCATCGCTCAAGCGCGCGCGGGAGGCCGGGCTGCGGGCGATCCATCCTCCGCACGAAGTGCGCGGCGCCACGATGGCCACGATCACCGGCGTCGGGTCGTTGCTGCATACGCTCATCCAGCCGGCGGGCGGGCAGAGGCCCGCGGCTCCGCCGCCGTTCCGTGTGCCCGCGCAAGCGCCTCGGGTGACACCGTTTCGTCTCATCGATCACCTCGCCGTGTGCGTACCGGCAGGAGAACTCGCTGGGGCCGCCGAAGTCTATGAGCGACTCTTGGGGGCAAGGGAGTTGTCTCGCGAGTACGTCCGCGTCGGTGACACGGGCATGAGTTCGCGTGTTCTGCGCACTTCCGGCGGCGGCGTCACGCTCGTCCTGGCCGAACCCGGCCGTGATCGGGCCAAGGGGCAGGTCGACGACTTCCTGGCGGCTCATGGCGGAGCGGGCGCACAGCACATGGCGCTGCTCACCGACGACATCGTCCACGCCGTCAGCGATCTGACGGATCGCGGTGCCGGCTTCGTGCCCGCGCCCGCCGCCTACTACGACCATGCGGCCGCCAGACTGGGGAACGATCCTCGCGCGGTGTCCCGCCTGGCGGCCATGCGTCACACAGGCGTCCTGGCGGCCGCTGATCACGGGGGACTGCTCATGCAGATCTTCACCACCAACGCCCCCGACCCCGTCGGGCCCTTCTTTCTCGAACTGATCGAACGCATGGACGGGGCGGTGGGCTTCGGCACCGAGAATGCCGAGGCGCTGTTCGCCGCCCGTGAGGCCGCATCCGGCGAACTCATCGCATAGGTGGCGGCACATGCATCGGTTCGCGTGCGTACGGGATTATGAAGAAGCGGCACGGGGCCGCCTCAGACCCGACGTGTGGGATTTTATGGCCGGTGGGGCCGGGGAGGAGATCACCCTTCGCGACAACACTGCGGCCTTCGGGCGTGTACGGGTATGGCCTCGCGTTCTGACCGGAGTCGGTCATGTCGACACCACGGTCGAACTCCTCGGACAGGTTTGGAGCGCCCCGATCGGGATCGCTCCCATGGCATTGCACGAGATGTGCCATTCGGATGCCGAGATCGCGACAGTTCGCGCGGCGACGGCCGTGGGTTTGCCTACCGTTTTGAGCGCGTTCTCCAGCGTTGCGGTGGAAGACGTCACAGCAGCCTCACCGCACGCGAACGTGTGGCAGCAGGTGTACATCTTCAAGGACCGTCAGGTGACGGCCTCAATGGCTGAGCGGGCTGTCGTGAGCGGGGTTCGGGCTCTCGTGGTCACGGTGGACTCTCCGTGGATGGGCAGGAGGCATCGCGACATTCGGGACGGCTTCCGATTTCCCGACGGCCTGAGGTCCGCGAATCTGTCTGCGTCGTTGTCGCAGTGGGCGGATATCTCCGATCCCGTTCTGCACAGCCGTTCGGCCATGGACCCTTCGTTGACGTGGACTGATGTGGAATGGCTGGCGGGGCTGACAGGACTTCCGCTTGTCGTCAAAGGGATTTTGGCGCCCGATGACGCCGAACGTGCGCTGGAGGCCGGTGCGGACGCCATCATCGTGTCCAACCATGGGGCCCGCCAGTTGGATCGGACGACGGCGGCGCTCGACGCGCTCCCCGATGTCGCCGCGGTGGCTCGCGCGGGGGGAGTGCCCGTGCTGTTGGACGGAGGGGTTCGCAGCGGCACGGACGTGTTGATCGCGATGGCGTTGGGCGCCGCGGCCGTGCTCGTGGGCCGCCCGGTCCTGTACGGGCTGGCGGTGGCCGGCGAGGCCGGTGTGCACGGCGTGTTGACATTGCTGGTGGATGAGTTGCGTGACGCGATGGGGTTGACCGGGTGCTCGGTGACGCCTCAGGTCGGTCCCGAGTTGATCGCGCCCGCAGGTCTCTTCCACCCCGCCGCGCGGCCGGGAGGAGCGCCGGGTTCGAGCGCAGTCGCGGCGGAGCAGGTGGCCGCGGTGCGGTTCGCCAAGCACGCGCAGGTCCGGGGCTCTGAGCGCACGGCACTCGGTCTGCGGCTCAAGCAGCGTTACGTCGAGGGGGCCAGCATCAGGAGACTGGCGGAGGACCTCGGACGCTCGTACGGTTTCACCCGCAATCTCTTGGCCGAGGCGGGCACGGCATTCCGGGGTCCTGGTATACGAGGCAAGGTGGCGACTGACGATTCGGGTTCCGTGCCGTTGCGGGACTCGGCGTGAGCATATCCGCGATGCGCTGCCGACCGAGGATGGCGAGGGCGACAGCCACACTCTAGCAGTTCAATGGATCGTTGCAATTTCAGATTAACATGGGCGGGTGATCGTCCGCCGGTGCTCGGTCCTTCTTTTCGGACGCACCGAACTTGATGGCGAAAGCGAATCAGGACGACTTCGGGTCAGCCTGCGGTGTCATTCTGATCGCTGATGACTCCGATCTGCACGGCCGACGAGAGCGCCTCGACGAACCGGTCCGCGTCCTGCCGGTTGGGAAGTTTCCCGAGGACGACGGTGGTGTCGTCGGCGAGCAGCATGCGGACTTCGGTCACCTCGTCGGCGGTCTCGGCGATTTGAAGACCGCGGCCGAGCGGTTCTGAGGGCGGCGTCGGTGACGCCGTTGCCAGGGCCGCAATGCAAGCCGGATAGTGGAAGAGCCACCGACCCGACCCCCCGGCCGCCGTCCGCAGCGCTGGGATCGTCCCGGCCTGCGCCATCTTACGGATGGCCGGCGCCCCTAGTCCCCACTTATTGGCGAGTTCGTCTGCGGTGAGCACATCGGGGTCCCGCGTCAGGTCCCGCTTCGGCGGCTCGTGATCATCTGCCGTCATGTACCACTCCCGGTGATCTTCATTCAACCAGCACCAGACATCGTGCCTTACCCGGGTGCGCGCAACAACACCCAACCGCCACCAAGCGAGCATCCTAGGTGCGACGGCAGGGGTTCAAGGCAGGTAGACATCCTCGTCGCCGCGCAAGGTGATCTTGGCCTCCTTCGGCGGGCGGCGGATCGACACCGGCAGCGGCTACTTTCCGTTTCCCCTTCGTCACCATTTCCTGCGGATTCATCGGAAGAGGAACTGTCGAAGGGGCCGGCGTCGGATGGATCACTCCGCAGCGCCCGGTATCGGATTCGTCGCCCTGGTGGCGTCTCGATCGGGGCGGCCCCCGCAGGTGCGGCCACGCCCGAGAAAGACCCACCGCACGGATCGATCAGGCCACGACACCACGAGGCATTGCGTCACGGGCAATTCGGTGTGTTGGGTGCCCGCACTGCCGCACGGGCGGAGGACGTCCTCAGAAGCGACGACGTCCGGTGGCGTCCCAGGACGTTCCCCCGGGCGGCGAGGGGCGGTGCGGCGTCCGCGCGGGTTCAAGGGCGACCCACGCCCCGTTCCTGTGACTCGCTCACCGCCCGGTTGCGGCAGCGGCGGGCGGCTGTGCACGGTGAGGGTGACGCGGCCGCTGCTGCGGGCCCAAGGGCTCGAGTTGCGCGGACGGTGGTCAAGGGTCGGCGTAGCCGATCGCGTCAGCGAGGCCGAAGGCACCCTTGACGACGTCCGCGCAGCTCTTATCCTGACCGGCCGCGCCGGGGACGCCAGGCGAAGCCTGGCCTCGGCCCTCCTTTCGGGACGGTCGGTCGCGTTGGCCGTGCGACGTTGCCGGACGTCAAGGCCGGAACGCGAAGGCGGCGTGACAGGAGTATGGGGACGGGCTCAAGTGGTGGGCGACGTTCGGATGACGCTCGGTGAGCAGAACGGCGGGAGCGGCTTGCGCGTGGGTGGTGGGCGGCCGAGCGAGCCTGCGCATGCGGAGTGGCAGAGCTTCGTCGGCTCGAGGCCGAGCCGGGCCCGCCGACCGCGTCGATGAGTTTCTTGCCGTTGCTGGGCCATGTGGTGGCCGGCCCGACGTTCCGCTGCCTGTCGCGGCTGCTGGCCCACGAGGAGAGCGTGTTGAACGACTTGGCGGTGAACGTCCGTGTGGGCGCGACCCGTTCGGGTACTGCGGGACGAAGATCCAGTTCTGCATCCATGAACCGCCCGGGCCGCCCTCGTGGACGCAGTGCCCGGCGGTGATGACGAGTTGCTTGGACGGGCTGTTGAGCGCGCTCGCCGAGCAGACGAAGTCACCGCCGCTCGGCTTGGTGAAGAACACCTTGCCGGCGACGGACGACTCGTAGAGGGACGCCCTGGCATCGCCGTCGAGTGCGGCCTTGGCGGGCGGTGTGAAGCCGGGCTTCCCGGTCGGCGCCGTGGTGGCCGGCCGCGCTCCGGCCGCAGCTCTCGGTATGGGGGCGGGACGGGCGGCCTTCATCCGCGCGGCCGTCCAGTAGGCCTCGACCTTCTTCGCGGCGGCGGCGTTCACCGGACTCCCGCCAGAGGAGCGCCGTGCCCGTGATGGTCGATGTCGTGTTGTTAGTTACCGGGTCGGCCTTGGCGGCGGGCGCCAACGCCGCGGCGAGCAGCCCCGCCACGATGACCGTCGCCGTCATCCGGAGCTGTCTCCGCCACCAGTTGTTCTTCATCACGGCTGCGACGCTCGCAGGGCACAGTGGATGATTTCCGTCGGTTCCGGCCACGGCTGACGCAACACCGCGGCCACCGTGTCCGGCCGACCCGGTACGGCGCGAGAGCGGCCGGTGTGGTCGTCAGATGTCGATCGACCTACAAACTCGGCGGCCTGCGCGGAACGGCGTCGTGAAGGTGAGGCCACTGTCGGTGCGGTGACGGACGTGGAGAATGCCGGGCTGATCCTCAGGGGCGTCGCTGAAGTCTATGACGGTCGTCCACGTCTCGCCGGTCCAGATCCGGTGACCACGTTCGACGTCGCTCATGGGAATCTGCTCCCGGGTCGGGGCGATCCGATGGCGCGCGGACGCAGGCATATTTCTTCTCCCGAGTGTTATCGACGCGGTGTCGCGGCAGGGCCTGGGTTCGAGGAAGCCGATGAGGCGGGCCGGCGGCGCAGCTCCGTTGGGCGGGGTCCGCTTCGGTCGGCGGTCTCGGGCCCTGTCCGGGCTGTAGGTGGCGGCCTGTGGAGCACCCGCCCGGTGTCTGTGGGCGGGTGCCAGGAGAGGCACCGTCAGTGGTCCCCGCGGCGGTCGCTGGGGCTCTGGCCGCGAGCCCCGTAGGCGCAGCCGCGGCACGGGTCCCGGTCAGAGGTGGGGCGGCCCGTGGGGCCGCCCCACCTCGGGGAGGGCCGGTTAGACCGTGACGCCGGCGATGACGCCGGCGTCGGCGGGGACCTCGTTGCGGGCGGACTCGATGGCGTCGATCACGAAGTCGACGTTGTTGTAGTACTTGCCGTTCTTGGCCTGCCGCGGCTCGTTCCACCGCAACTCGCGGGAGATGATCTGGACGAAGCTCCCTCGGGGGAAGTCCCGCGTGATCTTGGCGGTCATGGTGGTGTCGAAGGTGATGACCGGGATCCACATCGGCTTGTTGTGGAGAACGCCCCACTCGTCGGTGTAGGTGCGGAGGGTCTGGATGCGGAAGGAGCAGCCGACGCCGTCGCGCAGTTCGATCTGGCGGATGTCGCTGTCGATGTGGCCGATGATCTCGGCGCAGAAGTCACTGTTCATCATGGGGACCTCCCGGTCTCGGGTGCCGGGCGGATGGGGCCGCCGTGCTGGTGGCCTGGGGCTGTCTGCCCCGTCCCGGCACGCAGTCGCCTCGCGCCGCGCGACCGCCGGCTCCGTCATGCCGGGCGGTCACGGCGACCCAAGATGTTTTCGACGTAGGAGTAAAAGATCTTGGGTCGGCGTGGCGAGCGAAGCGAGAGTCCGGTTGACGGTGCGGCCAGCGCGGCGAGACTGCCTTGCCGGGTAACGGGGTGTAGGCAGACCCGACCAGCACAGGCGGCACAAGTCGCCACCCGCCTGCGAGGCCGTGGAGTTCAGATCGATGTCACGGCGGCTTCTTGTGAGATCACGTCCGTTCCGGCGCTGCCCAACGATCGGCCCGCGGACCTCAACGCAGGATTCCAACGCGCCCTCGACGCGTGGGCACCGTTGACGGCCCGGGCCTCAGTGCGGATCGTCGCCGCACGGAGTCGGGGACCGGCACACGTGGGGCCTGTTGGGACGGGTCCGGGGCGGCGACGCTCCCGCGTCGTCGGTCGAACGGGCGTTAGGGGCAGGGCAGGGACTGAGTGCTGGTGAGCAACACGTTGACGGGCACTCCGTACGGCTGGAGCCGAGGGGTTCCGGGTCGGTGGTTCGGGCCGGATGTCGTGCGAGTTTCCCGCTGGTCTTCGGAGGGGCCGTGAGGTGATCCGGTCGGCGCTGGAGGCGCATGGGATTGACCGGGCGGATCGTGGCACGCGGTCCAT
The DNA window shown above is from Thermomonospora umbrina and carries:
- a CDS encoding VOC family protein, whose amino-acid sequence is MRGNDEETGRGFAPRWRAGTEARGRVGAAALTPPASAAVTDVLIERFCMDVTDIAYAEFYAARSTGESVCAYFTTRLGFDRAAEHSHSDRDRVYVRAGEANVVVTTPRAEGGPVARWVDHHGCGIADLALYTEDLNASLKRAREAGLRAIHPPHEVRGATMATITGVGSLLHTLIQPAGGQRPAAPPPFRVPAQAPRVTPFRLIDHLAVCVPAGELAGAAEVYERLLGARELSREYVRVGDTGMSSRVLRTSGGGVTLVLAEPGRDRAKGQVDDFLAAHGGAGAQHMALLTDDIVHAVSDLTDRGAGFVPAPAAYYDHAAARLGNDPRAVSRLAAMRHTGVLAAADHGGLLMQIFTTNAPDPVGPFFLELIERMDGAVGFGTENAEALFAAREAASGELIA
- a CDS encoding alpha-hydroxy-acid oxidizing protein, translating into MHRFACVRDYEEAARGRLRPDVWDFMAGGAGEEITLRDNTAAFGRVRVWPRVLTGVGHVDTTVELLGQVWSAPIGIAPMALHEMCHSDAEIATVRAATAVGLPTVLSAFSSVAVEDVTAASPHANVWQQVYIFKDRQVTASMAERAVVSGVRALVVTVDSPWMGRRHRDIRDGFRFPDGLRSANLSASLSQWADISDPVLHSRSAMDPSLTWTDVEWLAGLTGLPLVVKGILAPDDAERALEAGADAIIVSNHGARQLDRTTAALDALPDVAAVARAGGVPVLLDGGVRSGTDVLIAMALGAAAVLVGRPVLYGLAVAGEAGVHGVLTLLVDELRDAMGLTGCSVTPQVGPELIAPAGLFHPAARPGGAPGSSAVAAEQVAAVRFAKHAQVRGSERTALGLRLKQRYVEGASIRRLAEDLGRSYGFTRNLLAEAGTAFRGPGIRGKVATDDSGSVPLRDSA
- a CDS encoding helix-turn-helix domain-containing protein — its product is MTADDHEPPKRDLTRDPDVLTADELANKWGLGAPAIRKMAQAGTIPALRTAAGGSGRWLFHYPACIAALATASPTPPSEPLGRGLQIAETADEVTEVRMLLADDTTVVLGKLPNRQDADRFVEALSSAVQIGVISDQNDTAG